A genomic region of Rheinheimera sp. MMS21-TC3 contains the following coding sequences:
- the maiA gene encoding maleylacetoacetate isomerase: MKLYGYWRSSAAYRVRIALNLKQLSYDNIPVHLVKNGGEQHSVDYKALNPAELVPTLLDNDLSLNQSLAIIEYLEQKYPEPRVLPTDAAAKAQARALALDIACDIHPLNNLRVLQYLTGPLALSDEQKHAWIIHWLEVGFSGFEQRLATCAGQFCVGDEVTMADICLVPQVYNAKRFGLDMVPYPRINAIVEHCQQLEAFKLAAPEAQPDAQ; the protein is encoded by the coding sequence ATGAAACTCTACGGTTATTGGCGTTCATCTGCAGCATATCGAGTACGTATAGCTTTAAATTTAAAACAGCTTAGCTATGACAATATACCAGTTCATCTTGTTAAAAATGGTGGTGAACAACATAGTGTGGACTATAAAGCCCTAAACCCAGCTGAATTAGTGCCTACTTTGTTGGATAATGACCTTAGCTTAAATCAGTCCTTAGCCATTATTGAGTATTTAGAGCAAAAGTACCCAGAGCCAAGAGTATTACCTACAGATGCTGCTGCTAAAGCTCAGGCTCGTGCTTTAGCGCTAGATATAGCTTGTGATATTCACCCATTAAATAACCTAAGGGTATTACAATACCTAACTGGGCCTCTGGCATTGTCTGATGAACAAAAGCACGCTTGGATCATTCATTGGTTAGAAGTAGGTTTTAGTGGTTTTGAGCAACGTTTAGCAACTTGTGCTGGTCAGTTTTGTGTTGGTGATGAGGTAACTATGGCTGATATCTGTTTAGTGCCTCAAGTCTATAATGCTAAACGATTTGGTTTGGACATGGTGCCATACCCACGTATTAACGCTATTGTTGAACATTGTCAGCAACTAGAAGCTTTCAAGTTAGCTGCACCTGAAGCACAGCCTGACGCCCAATAA
- a CDS encoding fumarylacetoacetate hydrolase family protein, which yields MKLASVKNGSRDGCLVVVSRDLTRCVAIPDVANTMQQLIDNWTELAPKAEAVYQALNQGSVTNSQAFNAADCESPLPRAYQWADGSAYVNHVELVRKARNAEMPPSFWTDPLMYQGGSDDFIGPADDILIESESYGIDFEGEVAVITDDVPMACSAEVGLSKVRLLMLVNDVSLRGLIPNELGKGFGFFHSKPASSFSPVAVTPDELGDKWQDGKVHLPLLSTYNNALFGKPNAGIDMTFDFGQLVAHAAKTRNLSAGAIIGSGTVSNKQGTEFGTAVTEGGVGYSCIAEIRMIETIRDGKPSTEFMKFGDTIRIEMLNEQGESVFGAIDQKVVQYQAK from the coding sequence ATGAAATTAGCGAGTGTAAAAAATGGCAGTCGCGATGGCTGCTTAGTGGTAGTTAGTCGTGATTTAACACGCTGTGTAGCTATACCAGATGTAGCTAACACTATGCAGCAGTTAATCGACAATTGGACTGAATTAGCGCCAAAAGCAGAAGCAGTTTATCAAGCACTAAATCAAGGCTCGGTTACTAATAGCCAAGCCTTTAATGCGGCTGATTGTGAGTCGCCATTGCCACGTGCTTATCAATGGGCTGACGGTAGTGCCTACGTAAACCATGTAGAATTAGTGCGTAAGGCGCGTAATGCAGAAATGCCACCAAGTTTTTGGACCGATCCGCTAATGTATCAAGGTGGTTCAGATGACTTTATTGGCCCAGCTGATGATATCTTAATTGAAAGTGAAAGCTACGGTATTGACTTTGAAGGTGAAGTTGCCGTTATTACCGACGATGTGCCTATGGCATGCTCGGCCGAGGTAGGATTAAGTAAAGTTCGTTTATTAATGCTAGTGAACGATGTATCTTTACGTGGTTTGATCCCGAATGAACTAGGTAAAGGTTTTGGCTTTTTTCACTCCAAACCTGCTTCAAGCTTTAGCCCAGTAGCGGTTACGCCAGACGAGCTAGGTGATAAGTGGCAAGATGGTAAGGTTCACTTGCCGTTACTATCAACTTATAACAATGCACTATTTGGTAAGCCAAATGCAGGCATTGATATGACTTTTGATTTTGGTCAATTAGTCGCTCATGCGGCTAAGACTCGCAACTTAAGTGCCGGTGCTATTATTGGCTCAGGTACAGTATCTAATAAACAGGGGACTGAATTTGGTACAGCCGTAACTGAAGGTGGTGTAGGCTACAGTTGTATTGCAGAAATTCGCATGATTGAAACTATTCGTGATGGTAAGCCTAGTACTGAGTTTATGAAGTTTGGTGATACGATTCGCATCGAAATGTTAAATGAGCAAGGTGAAAGTGTTTTTGGTGCTATTGACCAAAAAGTGGTTCAGTACCAAGCAAAATAA
- a CDS encoding homogentisate 1,2-dioxygenase, with amino-acid sequence MRKWASFPLKEGDVSRQAHADFPEQAIYEREAGRSGFFGPATHFHHQHAPTGWVDWEGPLRPHLFNFNNVNNNQTSSPWAVPNLLSNAHVKMRIWRLDQAMTKLVRNADGDDLLFIHEGSADLYCDYGHLSVRDGDYIVIPRSTMWRLEPKEPMFILLIEATNDSYQLPEKGLVGNHAIFDPAMLDTPKINAEFKAQYSEKTWQVDMKRHGQVSTITYPYNPLDAIGWHGDLSVMRINWRDIRPLMSHRYHLPPSAHTTFVAQRFVVCTFVPRPIESDPGALKVPFYHNNDDYDEVLFYHAGDFFSRDNIDKGMVSFHPAGFTHGPHPKAFAAAQQYKKKFTDEVAVMLDTRDALEMSDAALATEDPEYINSWKAKG; translated from the coding sequence ATGCGTAAATGGGCATCTTTTCCGTTAAAGGAAGGTGATGTTTCAAGACAAGCACATGCTGATTTTCCAGAGCAAGCTATCTACGAGCGGGAAGCCGGTCGTAGTGGCTTCTTTGGTCCAGCAACGCACTTTCATCACCAACATGCACCAACAGGCTGGGTTGATTGGGAAGGGCCGTTACGGCCGCATTTGTTTAACTTTAATAATGTAAATAACAACCAAACTAGCTCGCCTTGGGCAGTGCCTAATTTGTTATCAAATGCTCATGTCAAAATGCGCATCTGGCGTTTAGATCAAGCTATGACCAAATTAGTGCGCAATGCTGATGGTGATGATTTGTTGTTTATCCATGAAGGTAGTGCTGATTTATACTGCGATTATGGCCATTTAAGCGTACGAGATGGTGACTATATTGTAATCCCAAGGTCAACCATGTGGCGCTTAGAGCCTAAAGAGCCAATGTTTATACTGTTAATTGAGGCTACTAATGATAGCTACCAATTACCAGAAAAAGGCTTAGTAGGGAATCATGCTATTTTTGACCCAGCTATGCTGGATACGCCCAAAATAAATGCTGAGTTTAAAGCCCAATATAGTGAAAAAACCTGGCAAGTAGACATGAAACGGCACGGTCAAGTATCAACTATTACTTATCCATATAACCCGTTAGATGCAATTGGCTGGCATGGTGATTTATCGGTGATGCGTATTAACTGGCGCGATATTAGACCGTTAATGAGCCATCGCTATCATTTACCGCCTTCTGCCCATACTACTTTTGTTGCCCAACGTTTTGTAGTTTGTACCTTTGTGCCAAGGCCAATAGAAAGTGATCCTGGTGCGTTAAAAGTACCTTTTTATCATAATAATGATGATTATGATGAAGTGCTATTTTATCATGCGGGTGACTTCTTTAGCCGAGATAATATTGATAAAGGCATGGTAAGTTTTCACCCAGCTGGCTTTACCCATGGCCCGCATCCTAAGGCGTTTGCTGCAGCTCAGCAATATAAGAAAAAGTTTACCGATGAAGTAGCCGTGATGTTGGATACGCGAGATGCACTGGAAATGTCAGATGCTGCACTGGCGACTGAAGATCCAGAGTACATCAATAGCTGGAAGGCTAAAGGATAA
- the hppD gene encoding 4-hydroxyphenylpyruvate dioxygenase, which produces MTTNINPLGTDGFEFVEYTAADNQGIENLKKLFFSLGFTEVAQHRSKQAWLYKQGDINFIINAEPNSQSESFAAKHGPSVCAMAFRVEDAAKALQHAVANGAKEYKNQVGPMELNIPAVYGIGSSLLYFVDRYGANSVYDIDFKFYDNWHAKMTEHSAGLEVLDHLTHNVMRGNMAVWAGFYENIGNFREIRYFDIEGKLTGLVSKAMTAPCGKIRIPINESSDDKSQIEEFIREYKGEGIQHIALSTEDIYQTVRTLRERGMDFMSTPDTYFDKVNERVEGHTEDVDQLRELKILIDGAPMKDGILLQIFTQTVIGPVFFEIIQRKGNEGFGEGNFKALFESIEEDQIKRGVISNA; this is translated from the coding sequence ATGACTACTAACATTAATCCTTTAGGTACCGATGGTTTTGAATTTGTGGAATATACAGCTGCAGATAATCAAGGCATTGAAAACCTTAAAAAACTATTCTTCTCACTTGGTTTTACTGAAGTTGCTCAGCATCGTTCTAAGCAAGCTTGGCTATATAAACAAGGTGATATTAACTTTATTATTAATGCTGAACCAAACTCACAATCAGAAAGCTTTGCTGCTAAGCATGGCCCAAGTGTTTGTGCCATGGCCTTCAGGGTAGAAGATGCCGCTAAGGCGTTGCAACATGCAGTTGCTAATGGTGCAAAAGAATATAAAAACCAAGTTGGCCCTATGGAGCTGAATATTCCTGCGGTTTACGGTATTGGCAGTAGCTTGTTATATTTTGTTGACCGCTACGGTGCAAACTCAGTGTATGACATCGACTTTAAGTTTTATGATAACTGGCACGCCAAAATGACCGAACACAGCGCTGGCTTAGAAGTGCTAGATCATTTAACGCATAACGTTATGCGCGGTAATATGGCAGTTTGGGCAGGCTTCTATGAGAATATCGGTAACTTCCGCGAAATTCGTTATTTTGATATTGAAGGTAAGTTAACAGGTTTAGTATCAAAAGCTATGACAGCACCTTGTGGTAAAATTCGTATTCCAATTAATGAATCTTCAGATGATAAATCACAAATTGAAGAGTTTATTCGCGAATATAAAGGTGAAGGTATTCAGCATATTGCGCTTAGCACTGAGGATATTTATCAGACAGTACGCACTTTACGTGAGCGTGGTATGGACTTTATGTCAACACCAGATACTTACTTCGACAAAGTAAACGAGCGTGTAGAAGGCCATACTGAAGATGTAGATCAGTTACGTGAGTTAAAGATACTGATCGATGGCGCACCAATGAAAGATGGTATTTTATTGCAAATTTTCACTCAGACAGTTATTGGCCCCGTTTTCTTTGAAATCATTCAGCGCAAAGGTAACGAAGGCTTTGGTGAAGGCAACTTTAAAGCGTTATTTGAGTCTATTGAAGAAGACCAAATTAAGCGTGGAGTAATATCAAATGCGTAA
- the tyrR gene encoding transcriptional regulator TyrR produces the protein MRLEIQCQNRLGLAQEVLNVLVGYQLDLRGIEVDPELNRMYVSFPTVNFEKFQELMAKIRRIEGIDDVKTMAFLPSERERNELTTVLKTLPDGLIAIDVKANVTVINDAALEALSVSRAEIKGQSLQSMVKGFNFQRWLESDDVLAQTRRIEIHGKRFVADVLPVMVPSDSANEILAGAVINLKSESRLGLHMVAFNKGDQESFNTLQAHSNVMRKVVREAKKMAQLDAPILIMGETGTGKELLARACHAASSRINKPFLALNCASLPDNVAESELFGYGANAFPGTTEAKKGIFEQANGGTVFLDEVGEMSSQLQIKLIRFLQDGSFRRVADENEVKVDVRVICTTKKDLPTMVQEGKFREDLYYRLNVLSLTLPPLRERKQDVIPLAEFFIARLAARLGRKVPHLTSDCGQFLQTYPWPGNVRQLENALYRAITLLDDVELDVEHLQLPSYNNDYGYLEQDFDGTLDEAVKRFEANLLRKLFPAYPSSRQLAKKLGLSHTAVANKLRDYGINRKSVKI, from the coding sequence ATGCGTTTAGAAATTCAATGTCAAAATAGACTGGGATTAGCGCAAGAGGTCCTAAATGTGTTGGTTGGTTACCAATTAGATTTACGAGGAATTGAAGTCGATCCAGAATTAAATCGAATGTATGTCTCTTTCCCAACGGTTAACTTTGAGAAGTTTCAGGAGTTAATGGCAAAAATACGCCGTATAGAAGGGATAGATGATGTTAAAACCATGGCTTTCTTGCCATCGGAGCGAGAGAGAAACGAGTTAACTACCGTTTTAAAAACCTTACCAGATGGCCTTATTGCTATAGATGTTAAAGCAAATGTTACTGTAATAAACGATGCAGCTTTAGAGGCTTTATCGGTTAGTCGGGCAGAGATAAAAGGCCAATCGTTACAAAGCATGGTTAAAGGCTTTAATTTTCAGCGTTGGTTAGAAAGTGATGATGTTTTAGCGCAAACACGGCGCATAGAAATACATGGCAAACGATTTGTCGCCGATGTGTTGCCTGTTATGGTGCCCAGCGATTCTGCCAATGAAATTTTAGCCGGTGCTGTTATTAACCTTAAATCGGAAAGCCGATTAGGTTTGCATATGGTTGCTTTTAATAAGGGTGACCAAGAAAGCTTTAACACCTTGCAGGCTCATAGTAATGTAATGCGTAAAGTGGTGCGTGAAGCGAAAAAAATGGCACAGCTAGATGCGCCTATATTAATAATGGGTGAAACCGGTACCGGTAAAGAGTTGCTAGCTCGTGCTTGTCATGCTGCTAGCAGTCGGATAAACAAACCTTTTTTAGCTTTAAATTGCGCTTCATTGCCTGATAATGTAGCAGAGTCAGAGCTGTTTGGTTATGGCGCTAATGCATTCCCAGGTACTACAGAAGCCAAAAAAGGTATTTTTGAACAAGCTAATGGTGGTACGGTATTTTTAGATGAAGTTGGCGAGATGTCTTCGCAATTACAAATAAAACTGATCCGCTTTTTGCAAGATGGCAGTTTTAGGCGTGTTGCTGATGAAAATGAAGTTAAAGTAGATGTTCGCGTTATCTGTACTACCAAAAAAGACTTACCGACTATGGTGCAAGAAGGTAAATTTCGCGAAGACTTATATTATCGTTTAAATGTACTTAGCTTAACCTTGCCGCCGCTTAGAGAAAGAAAACAAGATGTTATTCCATTAGCAGAGTTTTTTATCGCGCGATTAGCCGCAAGACTTGGTCGTAAAGTGCCGCATTTAACGAGTGACTGTGGTCAATTTTTGCAAACTTATCCATGGCCTGGCAATGTTAGGCAATTAGAGAATGCGCTGTATCGCGCCATAACGTTATTGGATGATGTTGAATTAGATGTCGAACATCTACAGTTGCCAAGCTATAACAATGATTATGGTTATTTAGAGCAAGATTTTGATGGCACCTTAGATGAAGCAGTAAAGCGCTTTGAAGCCAATCTATTGCGCAAGTTATTTCCTGCTTACCCAAGTTCACGACAGTTAGCTAAAAAGTTGGGGCTTAGCCATACTGCGGTCGCCAATAAACTGCGCGATTATGGTATTAATCGCAAGAGTGTAAAGATTTAA
- a CDS encoding 4a-hydroxytetrahydrobiopterin dehydratase, translating to MSELNKMKCEACHADAPKVSDAELPELMRQIPDWTPVTHNGILQLEREYKFKNFKLAWAFHNKVAEMAEAEGHHPALLLEWGKLKVTWWSHSIKGLHKNDFICAAKTDALL from the coding sequence ATGTCTGAATTAAATAAAATGAAATGCGAAGCTTGTCATGCTGATGCACCCAAGGTATCAGATGCAGAACTACCAGAGTTAATGCGACAAATACCAGATTGGACGCCAGTAACGCATAATGGAATTTTACAATTAGAGCGTGAATACAAATTTAAAAACTTTAAGCTTGCTTGGGCTTTTCATAATAAAGTGGCTGAAATGGCCGAAGCCGAAGGCCATCATCCGGCACTGTTGTTAGAGTGGGGCAAGTTAAAAGTAACTTGGTGGTCACATTCTATCAAAGGCTTGCATAAAAATGACTTTATTTGTGCAGCAAAAACCGATGCTTTACTGTAA
- the phhA gene encoding phenylalanine 4-monooxygenase, with amino-acid sequence MTNYVSRQSDENGIIAWSDEENQIWHELITRQLGVIEGKACNEFMHGLTKLNLPTDRIPQLEEVSSVLRECTGWECAEVPALISFDKFFQLLANKRFPVATFIRSREEFDYLQEPDIFHEIFGHCAMLTNPAFAEFTHIYGKLGLAASKEDRVYLARLYWFTIEFGLLNTPEGLRIYGGGILSSPAETIYALESDVPERKPLEPIDVLRTPYRIDIIQPIYFMIEKIEQLFEIGSLDMMALVEQAKKLGLHPAKFPPKQKIS; translated from the coding sequence ATGACTAATTATGTATCAAGACAATCTGATGAAAATGGCATTATTGCTTGGTCAGATGAAGAAAACCAAATATGGCACGAGCTAATTACTCGTCAATTAGGCGTAATAGAAGGCAAGGCCTGTAATGAGTTTATGCACGGCTTAACCAAACTAAATCTGCCAACAGATCGGATCCCACAATTAGAAGAAGTCAGCAGTGTGCTGCGTGAATGTACCGGCTGGGAGTGTGCAGAAGTTCCAGCTTTAATCAGTTTTGACAAGTTCTTTCAATTGTTAGCGAATAAACGCTTTCCAGTCGCTACTTTTATACGCTCTCGTGAAGAGTTTGATTATTTACAAGAGCCGGATATCTTTCATGAAATTTTTGGCCATTGCGCCATGTTAACTAACCCAGCCTTTGCTGAGTTTACTCATATATATGGCAAACTAGGCTTAGCTGCTAGCAAAGAAGATCGTGTTTATTTAGCGCGCTTATATTGGTTTACCATTGAGTTTGGATTATTAAATACACCAGAAGGGCTGCGTATTTATGGCGGCGGTATTTTATCCTCACCAGCTGAAACCATTTACGCCTTAGAATCTGATGTGCCTGAGCGTAAACCGCTTGAGCCGATAGATGTATTAAGAACGCCTTATCGTATTGATATTATTCAACCTATATACTTTATGATTGAAAAAATTGAACAGTTATTTGAAATCGGTAGTTTAGATATGATGGCCCTAGTTGAACAAGCCAAAAAACTGGGGTTACACCCAGCTAAATTTCCGCCCAAACAAAAAATAAGTTAG
- a CDS encoding trans-sulfuration enzyme family protein: MSNEIKNLETLCIHAGKMKNEHGALVTPLCQSSTFIFDSAEQGAARFSGEEEGYIYTRLGNPTTRELELKIAALEGMADAAATATGMGAVAASTMAFLQHGDHLIASKAIYGCSFALFNHMFARYGIEVSFVDMTDHAAVAAALQPNTKMLFAETPINPNMVVLDLNFIGQFCQQHDLISVVDNTFMTPLLQQPAKFGIDIIIHSATKYLNGHGDVVAGLIVSDKETIHTIKMTTLKDMGATISPHDAWLIIRGLKTLSVRMERHCSNAQKVAEYLEAHPAIAEVFYPGLASHSGHKFIGSQMKAAGGVVAFELKANLEQGRYFINQCQLFSLAVSLGDAESLIQHPASMTHSPYTAEERQMAGISDGLIRISVGLEHADDLIADLEQALQKMQQHQ; this comes from the coding sequence ATGTCAAATGAAATTAAAAATTTAGAAACACTATGTATCCATGCCGGTAAAATGAAGAATGAGCATGGCGCTTTAGTTACGCCTTTATGTCAAAGTTCTACTTTTATATTCGATAGTGCAGAGCAAGGGGCCGCTCGGTTTTCTGGTGAAGAAGAAGGTTATATATATACCCGATTAGGTAATCCAACCACACGCGAGCTAGAGCTGAAAATAGCCGCTTTAGAGGGCATGGCAGATGCCGCTGCTACAGCTACTGGTATGGGCGCAGTTGCTGCAAGTACCATGGCATTTTTACAGCATGGAGATCACTTAATTGCTAGTAAAGCTATATATGGCTGCAGCTTTGCTCTTTTTAATCATATGTTTGCTCGTTACGGTATCGAAGTTAGTTTTGTTGATATGACAGACCATGCGGCGGTTGCAGCAGCCTTACAACCTAACACCAAAATGTTATTTGCCGAAACCCCGATTAACCCTAACATGGTAGTATTAGATTTAAACTTTATTGGACAATTTTGTCAGCAGCATGATTTAATTTCAGTTGTTGATAATACCTTTATGACACCTTTACTGCAGCAGCCAGCAAAATTCGGTATTGATATTATTATCCATAGTGCTACTAAATATTTAAATGGCCATGGTGATGTTGTAGCAGGGTTAATAGTTTCGGATAAAGAAACAATTCATACCATCAAAATGACCACCTTAAAAGATATGGGCGCCACTATCAGCCCGCATGATGCCTGGTTAATTATTCGTGGTTTAAAAACTTTATCGGTTAGGATGGAGCGGCATTGTAGTAATGCACAAAAAGTGGCTGAATACTTAGAGGCACATCCTGCTATAGCAGAAGTATTTTATCCAGGTTTAGCATCGCATTCCGGGCATAAGTTCATAGGTTCGCAAATGAAAGCCGCCGGTGGTGTGGTAGCATTTGAATTAAAAGCTAACCTTGAACAAGGCCGATATTTTATCAATCAATGTCAACTATTTAGCTTAGCTGTTAGCTTGGGTGATGCGGAATCACTTATACAGCATCCTGCCTCTATGACTCATAGCCCATACACTGCCGAAGAACGTCAGATGGCGGGCATTAGTGATGGTTTGATTCGGATCTCTGTGGGCTTAGAACACGCAGATGACTTAATTGCTGATTTAGAGCAAGCATTACAAAAAATGCAGCAACACCAATAA
- a CDS encoding TIGR01620 family protein, whose amino-acid sequence MNELKSAQYFDSTVLTPNSADATSSASKTTEFKAIQHYTEDNFVVTEEESVATVLKSPHKWWWRLAKASLLLVVIAALWQWVDMLQQAWQHNMTKAVFLTLTSMVLLVLFTTLLWREVLLWRRLARNKQWQDDAKRINANVQFGEANALCQAVVKSLPNSAVIINATELWQQARRDEHSDNEQLALFEQIVLAELDKQAQQRIYRAATDTSFAVAISPFALADMIMVLWRSSRLLRELAQLYGGAIGQLRSLVLLKQLFAALLWAGGSEIALDMAADVLSSELTAKLSLRAGQGLIAGLLVARIGNLAQQQLRPLPSTMASKVSIAKLASSLTSRLKTKTADTTV is encoded by the coding sequence ATGAATGAATTAAAGTCAGCACAATATTTTGACTCTACAGTTTTGACACCTAACAGTGCAGATGCCACATCTTCAGCCAGTAAAACAACTGAATTTAAAGCGATACAGCATTATACAGAAGATAATTTTGTGGTAACTGAAGAAGAGTCGGTGGCGACAGTGTTAAAGTCACCGCATAAGTGGTGGTGGCGTTTAGCTAAAGCCAGTTTATTGTTAGTTGTTATTGCTGCTTTATGGCAGTGGGTCGATATGTTGCAGCAAGCTTGGCAACATAATATGACTAAAGCCGTGTTTTTAACCCTTACCAGTATGGTTTTATTGGTTTTATTTACAACTTTGTTATGGCGTGAGGTGCTGCTGTGGCGACGTTTAGCGCGTAACAAGCAATGGCAGGATGACGCTAAGCGAATTAATGCCAATGTACAATTTGGTGAAGCTAATGCTTTATGCCAAGCAGTTGTAAAAAGTTTACCTAATTCAGCGGTAATAATTAACGCGACAGAATTATGGCAACAAGCAAGACGTGATGAACATAGCGATAATGAACAACTTGCATTATTTGAGCAAATAGTGCTAGCTGAGCTTGATAAACAAGCCCAGCAAAGAATTTATCGTGCCGCAACCGACACCAGTTTTGCCGTAGCCATAAGTCCTTTTGCTTTAGCTGATATGATAATGGTGTTATGGCGCAGTAGCCGTTTATTAAGAGAACTAGCTCAACTCTATGGTGGTGCTATAGGTCAGTTGCGTAGTTTAGTACTGTTAAAGCAGTTATTTGCCGCTTTGCTCTGGGCCGGAGGCTCTGAAATCGCATTAGATATGGCAGCCGATGTGCTAAGTAGTGAGCTAACTGCAAAGCTTTCTTTACGCGCTGGCCAAGGTTTAATCGCTGGTTTACTGGTGGCAAGGATAGGTAATCTGGCTCAGCAACAGCTGCGACCTCTACCTAGCACTATGGCTAGCAAGGTGAGTATAGCTAAACTTGCTAGTAGCCTAACTAGCCGTTTAAAAACTAAAACAGCCGATACGACAGTTTAA
- a CDS encoding YcjX family protein, whose translation MSLYQKIRQQGREFSQRTLDRHLRLGVTGLSGSGKTAFITSLVHQLTHGDQPAHLPFFAVVREKRYLGGQVNQQQVLSVPRFPIEQNLQYLQQKPPTWPPSTRGWSQLSLTLRYKPAAGLRAKLQSRSELALNIVDYPGEWLLDLPLLNMDYQQWCEFSWRLFRQPHRQAIAKDFEQHLLTLNQQDGTELSLQNTTDNYKVLLQQFHDTPGAYLNQPGRLLVPGELAGAPMLQLFPLLPEQASANTVLAKKLAQHYKSYCKNVIEPFYQQHFVSLDRQIILVDCLTVLNSGYAAIQELQQALQLILKSFHYGPSSLLARLFKPKISKVLFAASKSDHATPEQHKALSLLLQQLLYQPLKLSHYQAAVTEVMAIAAIRASTSGYVQVEGLAQPCIRGKTLQQKNVTYFPGEVPATIPSADFFTQHKFEFLALEPIQWAEHQPLPHVRMDHVLQFMLGDKLE comes from the coding sequence ATGAGCTTATATCAGAAGATTCGCCAGCAAGGTCGCGAGTTTAGCCAACGCACATTAGATAGGCACTTGCGACTAGGCGTAACCGGATTAAGTGGTTCTGGCAAAACAGCTTTTATTACTTCATTAGTGCATCAGCTTACGCATGGTGATCAACCCGCACATTTGCCGTTTTTTGCAGTAGTGCGAGAAAAGCGTTATTTAGGTGGGCAGGTAAATCAGCAGCAAGTTTTATCTGTACCCCGTTTTCCAATTGAACAAAATCTACAGTATTTACAGCAGAAACCGCCAACTTGGCCACCTTCTACTCGCGGTTGGAGCCAATTAAGTTTGACCTTGCGCTACAAGCCTGCTGCAGGTTTAAGAGCTAAGCTGCAGTCGCGTAGCGAGCTAGCACTTAATATAGTTGATTATCCAGGTGAATGGCTATTGGATTTGCCATTACTAAATATGGATTACCAGCAATGGTGTGAATTTAGCTGGCGCTTATTTCGTCAACCCCATCGCCAAGCAATAGCAAAGGATTTTGAGCAACACTTACTGACTTTAAACCAGCAAGATGGGACTGAATTATCGCTACAAAATACGACCGATAACTATAAAGTCTTATTACAGCAGTTTCACGATACGCCAGGGGCTTATTTAAATCAGCCAGGACGCTTACTGGTGCCGGGTGAGCTAGCAGGGGCTCCTATGTTGCAGTTGTTCCCGTTATTACCTGAGCAAGCTTCTGCCAATACAGTATTAGCTAAAAAGCTGGCGCAACATTATAAAAGCTACTGTAAAAACGTTATAGAGCCATTTTATCAGCAGCACTTTGTCAGCCTAGATCGACAAATTATTTTGGTGGATTGTTTAACGGTTTTAAATAGTGGTTATGCAGCTATACAAGAGTTACAACAAGCATTACAACTTATTTTAAAAAGCTTTCACTATGGCCCTTCAAGCTTATTGGCTCGACTTTTTAAACCGAAAATTAGCAAGGTATTGTTTGCTGCTAGTAAATCGGATCATGCTACACCAGAGCAACACAAAGCATTAAGTTTGTTATTGCAGCAATTACTGTATCAACCATTAAAGTTAAGCCACTATCAAGCCGCTGTAACTGAGGTTATGGCCATTGCTGCTATTCGTGCTAGTACTAGTGGTTATGTGCAAGTAGAAGGGTTAGCCCAACCTTGCATTCGTGGTAAAACTTTGCAACAAAAAAATGTAACTTACTTTCCAGGTGAAGTACCTGCAACAATACCTAGTGCAGATTTTTTTACACAGCATAAATTTGAGTTTTTAGCACTAGAACCCATTCAGTGGGCCGAGCATCAGCCTTTACCCCATGTCAGAATGGATCATGTATTACAGTTTATGCTTGGAGATAAACTAGAATGA
- the pspC gene encoding envelope stress response membrane protein PspC produces the protein MTKIRGELFRDDANAKIAGVCAGIADYFGWEVWLVRIITLSGLFLGSGLVFMLYIAGWVVLEKKSNAQARQGKDGASSQASFKERQVEIKTRVWQRGEAPKQALSHLNHQFNEIELRLRDIERHVTSRKFQLNKEFNNL, from the coding sequence ATGACTAAAATAAGAGGTGAATTATTTAGAGACGACGCTAATGCTAAAATAGCAGGTGTCTGTGCAGGCATTGCCGATTATTTTGGCTGGGAAGTCTGGCTGGTTAGGATAATAACCTTATCAGGACTATTCTTAGGAAGTGGCTTAGTTTTTATGTTGTATATAGCTGGCTGGGTGGTGCTAGAAAAAAAGTCAAATGCCCAAGCTAGGCAGGGCAAAGACGGTGCTAGTAGCCAAGCCAGTTTTAAGGAGCGGCAGGTTGAAATAAAAACCCGAGTCTGGCAGCGGGGAGAAGCACCCAAGCAAGCACTTAGCCATTTAAATCATCAATTTAATGAAATTGAGTTAAGATTAAGAGATATAGAGCGTCATGTAACGTCAAGGAAGTTTCAGTTAAACAAAGAGTTTAATAATTTATAA